One Rosa chinensis cultivar Old Blush chromosome 5, RchiOBHm-V2, whole genome shotgun sequence genomic region harbors:
- the LOC121049626 gene encoding uncharacterized protein LOC121049626 → MYKASGTARGRARGTGTNRGRGIGNSIMMEEAQFGQGTRGQGRHGVQYVRVGGTRGGRGQFVAPTRERGQFESFIGRSQSTSFGTRGGGQTFASAGRGRSQFIAPTRGKGQPTSFGNGGGQALPGIERRRGQYVNRATRITQVTMHSTISTEATASQPISKASDNAF, encoded by the exons ATGTACAAGGCAAGTGGAACAGCAAGAGGAAGGGCTAGAGGAACC GGCACAAATAGAGGAAGAGGTATTGGAAATTCAATTATGATGGAAGAAGCACAATTTGGACAAGGAACAAGAGGACAA GGAAGACATGGTGTTCAATATGTTAGAGTTGGGGGGactagaggaggaagaggccaATTTGTTGCTCCAACAAGAGAAAGAGGACAGTTTGAAAGCTTTATTGGAAGGTCACAATCTACAAGTTTCGGTACTAGAGGAGGAGGACAAACATTTGCAAGtgccggaagaggaagaagccaATTCATTGCTCCAACAAGAGGAAAAGGGCAACCTACAAGCTTTGGTAATGGTGGAGGACAAGCTCTCCCAGGTATTGAAAGAAGAAGGGGACAATAT GTCAATCGTGCCACTCGTATAACTCAAGTGACAATGCATTCTACAATCAGTACTGAAGCTACCGCATCTCAACCAATTTCTAAAGCTAGTGACAATGCATTCTAA